In Streptomyces camelliae, the sequence ACCCCCAAGGACCTCGCCGCCCTGCGCGCCCCCGGCGCCCAGCCCGTCCAGCACCCCGCGACCGCGACCCTGCGCTGGTCCTCCGACAAGGGCTGGGTGGACCGGCCCGGTGTGGTCCCCGAGCCGCCCGAGGCCGCCGCCATGCCGACGCTGGCCCAGCTCACCACGGCCGAGCAGCGCTGGGCCGACCGGGAGGAGGACATCACCACCGTCGGCGGCGACCCGTACGAGGTGGGCCAGGTCTTCGCCCGGCGCTGGATCTCCCGGCTCGGCGACCAGGGCCATCTGCAGAAGCTGTCGCAGATGTATCCGCGCGTCCCGCACCGCATCGACGGGGAGCTGCTGCGCTACGCGGCCCGGTTCGGACTGCTCGCCCACAAGGACGACCAGATCGACGAGCACGACCGTTACGCCATCCGGGCGGGCTTCTGGCGGGAGATCGACGTGCCCGCGGCCACCGAGAGTGCTTCGGCGGGGGAGTGAGCCGGGGGTCCGCTTACCGTTCACGTACGGAAGTGGCCCCAAAGGCGAGTAAAGGCCCCGGACCCCGTACCCTCGTCCTTTGTGAACACGCGCGCGGTACAGGCCCTTCGGCATGACGAGGTCGTACGCGTGCGCGGACTCGCCAAGACCTATCCGGCCGTCAAGGGACGGCGCGGTACGCCCGGCACGCCCGAGGTCCGGGCCACCGACGAGGTCGAGCTGACGGTCCGGCGCGGCGAGGTCTTTGGGCTGCTCGGGCCGAACGGCGCCGGCAAGTCCACCCTCGTCCGGCAGCTCACCGGACTGCTGCGGCCGGACTCCGGCAGCGTCGAGATCCTCGGCCACGACATCGTGCGGCACCCCGAGCGCGCCGCGCGCCTGCTCGCCTACCTCGGCCAGGAGTCCTCCGCGCTGGACGAGCTCACCGTCTCCCTCGCCGCCGAGACCACCGGACGCCTGCGCGGCCTGGACGTGCCGCGGGCGCGGGCCGAGCGGGACGCCGTACTGGAGGAGCTGGGGCTCACGCCGATCGCCGGGCGGGCGCTGAAGAAGCTGTCCGGCGGGCAGCGGCGGCTCGCCTGCTTCGCGGCCGCCCTCGTCGGGGAGCGCCCGCTGCTCGTGCTGGACGAGCCGACCACCGGCATGGACCCGGTGGCCCGGCGCGCGGTGTGGGCGGCCGTGGACCGGCGCCGCGCCGAGCGCGGCACGACCGTGCTGCTCGTCACCCACAACGTCATCGAGGCCGAGACCGTCCTCGACCGCGTCGCCGTCATCGACCGGGGCCGGGTCATCGCCTGCGACACCCCGGCCGGGCTGAAGGAACAGGTCGCCGGCGAGGTGCGGGTCGAGCTGGTGTGGCGGGAGCGGGCGCCGCTGGAGGTGCCCGAGGTGGCCGCGCTGCGCGAGCGCGCGGTGGAGTCCGGCCGGCGCTGGACGCTGCGGCTCGCGCCCGAGGAGGCCCGCGCCGCCGTCGCGACCGTGACCGGCGGGGCCGCCTTCGCCGCCCTGGACGACTTCACGCTCGCCACGCCCAGTCTGGAGGACGTCTACCTGGCGCTCGGCGGTGCGGCCCGGCAGGGGCTGGTGAAGGCATGAGCGCACGGGCCGCGGAATGCGTATCGGTCGTAGGGGTGTACGGGGTGTACGCGACGGCCGTGGCGAGGACGGCCGTGGGGAAGCCGGCTGTAGGGAAGAGGAGCAGCTCGACGTGAGTGTCGTACCCGCCGAGGTTCTGCCGGGCGGTGCCCCGGCCGTGCCCGAGACGGCACGGGACACGGACGGACTCGGCCCGTCCGCGCGGCTGTGGCCGTCGCTGGCGGCCGTCTACCGGGCGCAGCTGTCCCGGGCCCGGGTGGCGAGGATCCCGCTGCTGTTCGTGGCGACCTTCCAGTCCGTGGGCATCACGGTGATGATGCGCGGGGTCGTCGGCAGCGGGAGCGAGGCCCAGTCCGTGGTGGCCGGGTCGTCGGTGCTGGTCGTCGCGTACGTCGCGCTGAACCTGCTGTCGCAGTACTTCGGGCAGTTGCGGGCCAGCGGCGGGCTCGACCACTACGCCACCCTGCCGGTGCCGCCGGCCGCGGTGGTGCTCGGCGCGGCAGCCGCCTACGCCTCCTTCACCGTGCCCGGGACCCTCGTGACGGCCGTCTTCGGGTGTGTGCTGTTCGGGCTGCCGTTGTCCAACCTGTGGATCCTGCTGGTCGTGATCCCGCTCGCCGGAGCCGCGCTGTCCGGGCTCGGCGCCGCCTGCGGGCTGCTCGCGCCCCGGCCCGAGCTGGCCACGCTGCTCGGGCAGCTGGGCATGTCGGCGGCGCTGCTGCTCGGGGTGCTGCCGGCCGACCGGATGCCGGAGATCGTCCGGCTGGCGCGCGATCTGCTGCCGTCGACGTACGGCGTGGAGGCGTACGCCCGGACGTTCGGCGACCGTCCGGACTGGGCCGTCGTCCTCGCCGACCTGGGGGTGTGCGCCGGGGTCGGGGTGGTCTCGCTGGCCGTGGCGACCTGGGCGTATCGCAGGGCCGCCGTCCGGTGACGCGGCGCACAGCGCGACCTGGCACGATGTCAGGGTGACCGCACCGCTGACTCCGCCACCGCCACCGCACGACGACTCCGCGCACCAGGTCCGGCAGGCCCCGCCCGCCGGGGCGCCGGGCGTGGGCACGTACGAACAGGACGGCCCCGGGATGAAGACCGAGTTGCGGGAGGCCGCCGTGATCACGGTGGCCGTGGCGCTGGGCGGTGTGCTGCTGGGGCTGCTGTGGTGGTGGCTGGCCCCGCATGTGCCGCTGGTCGGCGACGAGATCGACAAGAGCTGGGTGGTCTACCTCAAGGACAGCGAGGGTGAGCAGGCCATCGGGGTGGACGGCACGTTCACCCTGCTGGCGCTGGGCTTCGGGCTGGTCAGCGGGCTGATCGTGTTTCTGCTGCGGCGGCGCGGGGGTGTACCGCTCGTGGTGGCGCTGGGTGTCGGCGCGTTGCTCGGGTCGCTGCTGGCCTGGTGGCTCGGGATGACGCTCGGGCCCACCTCCGACGTGATCGCGCACGCGAAGGCAGCGGGGAAGGGGGTCACCTTCTCGGCGCCGCTGAAGCTCGGAGCGAAGGGTGCGCTGTTGGCTTGGCCGCTTGCCGCACTGGTCGTTCACCTCGGGCTCACGGCACTGTTCGGGCCTCGCGACCCCGAGCCGCCGTACCCGCCGGGACCGGTGGCCCGGGACCCTTACGGGGCACCGCCGGCGTAACCCCGCCGTGAGGCCGTCGGCCTCGTCCGGCTCGGCGCCGCTGAAGCTCGGAGCGAAGGGCGCGCTGTTGGCTTGGCCGCTTGCCGCACTGGTCGTTCACCTCGGGCTCACGGCACTGTTCGGGCCTCGCGACCCCGAGCCGCCGTACCCGCCGGGACCGGTGGCCCGGGATCCTTACGGGGCACCGCCGGCGTAACCCCGCCGAGAGGCCGTCAGCCTCGTCCGACAGGCGCCAGCACCGCCCCCGTCAGTGTCGCCAGGTCCTTCGGCGACACCTCCACCTCCAGCCCCCGCCTGCCCGCCGACACGCAGATGGTCTCGTGGGCCTCCGCCGAGTCGTCCAGTACGGTCGGCAGGCGTTTGCGCTGGCCCAGGGGGGAGATGCCGCCGCGGACGTAGCCGGTCGTCCGTTCCGCGAGGACCGGGTCGGCCATGGTCGCCCGCTTGCCGCCGACCGCTGCCGCGAGGGCCTTCAGGTCCAGGGAGCCGGAGACCGGGACGACGGCCACGGTCAGGGTGCCGTCCACGTCCGCGACCAGGGTCTTGAAGACGCGGTCCGGGGAGACGCCCATCGCCTCGGCCGCCTCCTCGCCGTAGGAGGGGTGGGCGGGGTCGTGGTCGTAGGCGTGGACGGTGAAGTCGACGCCGGCCGCGGTCAGGGCGACCGTCGCGGGCGTGCCCCCGGACTGCTGCTTCTTCTGCTTCTTCGCCATCCGGCTTCCTCAGTTCAGGCTTGTCGGCGTCCGCGTCAGCTCGAACGCGGGCAGCGACGGCAGACTACGGATGATGGCCGTCTCGGCGCGCAGCAGTTTCAGCTCGTCGCGCAGGCGCGAGGCGGTGTCCGGGGCCTGCAGCAGCCGCTGTTTGGTCGGTGTGTCGTGGACCATCGCCGCCGCCACCAGATACGACACCACGCTGGGGTCGTCCGGCAGTTCCGCACCCGAGGACAGCGAGCGCTCCCGGGCGCCGGCCAGGCGCTTCTGGTACTGCCGGAAGGAGCGCAGGACCCCTTCGGCGAGGGCGCCCGCCTCGTCGCCCGGCTCCTCCGCCAGCTCCTCCAGCTCCGCCGTGAGGAACGGGCCCGAGGCGTCGACGGAGAGCAGCCGTACCCGGGTCGTGCCCGTCGCCAGCACCTCGAAGGTGCCGTCGGCCCGCTCCCGGATCGTCGCCGCGTCCGCCACACAGGCCACCGAGTGGAAGGCCCCCCGCGGCTCCGGGCCGAAGCCCGCGGCCGGGCCGCGGTCGGGCTGTGCGGTGGGGTCCGGCATGCCGGGGGCGCTCGGCGCCACCTCGTAGCCGTCACGGATCGCCACGACGGCGAACCGGCGCGGCGTGTCCTCAGGGGTCTTCAGCAGCTCGCGCATCATGGCGCGATAGCGCTCCTCGAAGACGTTGAGCGGCAGCACGAGTCCCGGGAACAGCACTGTGTTCAGCGGGAAGAGCGGGAGACGGACGGTGGTCACGGCGCCCCAGCCTAGTGGTCACCGGCGTGAACGTGTCCGCCGTGCCCGCCGGGCGGCGCGGGGAGCAGGGGCGTGAGCCCCGCGGGGAGCGGGAACGGACCGGGCGACAGCAGATGCTCGCGCAGCCGCAGGAAGTGCCCGAGCGGATCGTCGGAGAACCGGTCCCAGGGGAACGACGTGGCGTACGGGCCGATCAGCGCGAGCTGGGCGCGCGCGTCCTCCCAGCGCTCCAGGCGGATCAGGACGTACAGGAGCTTGTTGCGGATCCCGGCCGGCCACGGGTCGCCCGCGGGGAAGTGCGCCGACAGGGCGAGCGCGCGGTCGGCCGCGGCGTCCAGCCGGGCGCGCGGCACCTCGGGGCCGCAGCCGTCGGTCAGATAGCCGAAGGCCGCGCGGGCCGGCAGTGCCTGGAGCAGCGAGTCGGCCGGGGCGTCCTGCGCGGCCCGGTCGGCGAAGTCGAGGCACTCGCGGTGCGCGCCGTGCCAGGACGCGGCCAGATAGCGCAGGGCGGCCACATGGCAGCCGTGGTGGTGCGGGGCCCGCCGGACCGCCGCCTCCCACAGCTCCTCGACATAGCGGTGCCCGGCCCGGGAACCACGCGCGTGGTCCAGCGCGATCCGCCAGGGCACCGGATCGCGGTCGTCGGCGCGGGCGGCCGCCGTGATGAGCGGGCTCACCTCGCGCAGCAGCTCGGCGCGGGCCGGCGAGGGCCAGACGCGGTCCACCGCGAGCTGCGCCCCGACCAGCAGCGCGCCGGGGTCCTGCGGAGCGGTCGTACGCCAGGCCTCGAACCACTCGGGGCGCGAGCGGGCGAATGCGGCCAGGTGCCGTACGTACCGGTCGTGGTTCTCCCAGGCGGCCGTGGCGCGGGTGGCGGCCAGCAGGCCGGCCGCCGCGTCGTACTCGCCCCGGCCGGCCGCGACCAGCGCGGGGGAGAGGCGGTCGTCGGGCGCGTCGAGCACGACCTCGTCCCCGGCCGGGGTCCGTCCGGCCGGGCGCGCGAAGCGTTTGTTCATCCGGGCGCAGCGGATGAACGAGGGCAGCGGAACCATGGTGCCGACCATTGAAAGTCCGCAGGTCGGGGGCGCGCCAGAGGGTTCGGGCAAGTCGTGGAAAGTTGTACGGTGCGTGGTCAAGGAGCGGTAAAGGCGAAAGCGCGGCAGCGCATCGACCGTGCGCCGCAGCCCCACCCGGCCCGGCCGTGCCGTCCGCTCAGTTCCGCCGCAGCAGCCGCGTCGCCCCCGCCGCCACCGTCGTCGCGAGTATCCAGCCCAGCAGGATCATCGCGCTCTCCAGCCACTCCCAGACGCCGTGGAGCTGCCACGCGCCGGCCTGGCCCAGGTCGATCACGGGCAGCAGCAGGTCCAGTGTGAACAGGGCCGGGCTCCAGTACGGACGCCCGTCGTGGTTCGCCGGTGCGTGGTCCGCGTGGGTGAACGCGAGCGTGCCGGCCGCCCACAGCACCGCCATCCACACCGCGGCCCGGCCCGGACGGTAGCCATAGGCGACCGTCCAGTCCTGGACATACCCCAGGACCTTGGCGGCCGGCGGCAGCGTCTCGCGGCGCCGGCGCTGCTTGGCGAGCAGCACCTCGCGCGCGTCCTCGTCCTCGCCGGCCGCGCGCAGCACCGCCGCCAGCCGCTCGTACGGCTCCGGGGCGTACTCCGCGGTGGCCGCCGTGATCCACTCCAGCCGCCGGGTCAGCGGGAAGGGACCCTGCGGCACCAGGTTCTCGTAGACGAAGCCGCCCATGTGCAGATTGCCGGCGTCCGGCCAGGCGCCCGCGCGGTCCACCAGGTTGACGATCCGTGCCCCGGACAGCACGACCTTGCCGCGCTGCGGCTTGTCCCCGAGGAAGCGCAGCTCGGGCGAGTGCACCCGGCGCAGCGACAGCTCCTG encodes:
- a CDS encoding ABC transporter ATP-binding protein, coding for MNTRAVQALRHDEVVRVRGLAKTYPAVKGRRGTPGTPEVRATDEVELTVRRGEVFGLLGPNGAGKSTLVRQLTGLLRPDSGSVEILGHDIVRHPERAARLLAYLGQESSALDELTVSLAAETTGRLRGLDVPRARAERDAVLEELGLTPIAGRALKKLSGGQRRLACFAAALVGERPLLVLDEPTTGMDPVARRAVWAAVDRRRAERGTTVLLVTHNVIEAETVLDRVAVIDRGRVIACDTPAGLKEQVAGEVRVELVWRERAPLEVPEVAALRERAVESGRRWTLRLAPEEARAAVATVTGGAAFAALDDFTLATPSLEDVYLALGGAARQGLVKA
- a CDS encoding ABC transporter permease; the encoded protein is MSVVPAEVLPGGAPAVPETARDTDGLGPSARLWPSLAAVYRAQLSRARVARIPLLFVATFQSVGITVMMRGVVGSGSEAQSVVAGSSVLVVAYVALNLLSQYFGQLRASGGLDHYATLPVPPAAVVLGAAAAYASFTVPGTLVTAVFGCVLFGLPLSNLWILLVVIPLAGAALSGLGAACGLLAPRPELATLLGQLGMSAALLLGVLPADRMPEIVRLARDLLPSTYGVEAYARTFGDRPDWAVVLADLGVCAGVGVVSLAVATWAYRRAAVR
- a CDS encoding AAA family ATPase, with amino-acid sequence MTAPLTPPPPPHDDSAHQVRQAPPAGAPGVGTYEQDGPGMKTELREAAVITVAVALGGVLLGLLWWWLAPHVPLVGDEIDKSWVVYLKDSEGEQAIGVDGTFTLLALGFGLVSGLIVFLLRRRGGVPLVVALGVGALLGSLLAWWLGMTLGPTSDVIAHAKAAGKGVTFSAPLKLGAKGALLAWPLAALVVHLGLTALFGPRDPEPPYPPGPVARDPYGAPPA
- the ybaK gene encoding Cys-tRNA(Pro) deacylase, with product MAKKQKKQQSGGTPATVALTAAGVDFTVHAYDHDPAHPSYGEEAAEAMGVSPDRVFKTLVADVDGTLTVAVVPVSGSLDLKALAAAVGGKRATMADPVLAERTTGYVRGGISPLGQRKRLPTVLDDSAEAHETICVSAGRRGLEVEVSPKDLATLTGAVLAPVGRG
- a CDS encoding LON peptidase substrate-binding domain-containing protein → MTTVRLPLFPLNTVLFPGLVLPLNVFEERYRAMMRELLKTPEDTPRRFAVVAIRDGYEVAPSAPGMPDPTAQPDRGPAAGFGPEPRGAFHSVACVADAATIRERADGTFEVLATGTTRVRLLSVDASGPFLTAELEELAEEPGDEAGALAEGVLRSFRQYQKRLAGARERSLSSGAELPDDPSVVSYLVAAAMVHDTPTKQRLLQAPDTASRLRDELKLLRAETAIIRSLPSLPAFELTRTPTSLN